The Syngnathus acus chromosome 3, fSynAcu1.2, whole genome shotgun sequence genome includes a window with the following:
- the LOC119120875 gene encoding uncharacterized protein LOC119120875 produces MSPSQRAKFDEWYDKEANGVFDFAKQAIAYCENDVDLLMQGCEKFRSEYFEATGTDPFNAVTIASACMKVFRTNFLTPQTLAITPSDNYMRQYKAFSHDSIQYMQWIMHSQNIYIRHALNGGEVKIDNYTVDGYSEIGGMKIVFEYFGCYHHGCSECYNLSNICPTTKRPFQERFDTTQKKIQELQLKQDVHLVIMWEHEWLQMKKLNIEVKEFLKKTKFPTPLKPRQAPFGGRTNTFVLRYTAEADERVLYVDVTSLYPFINSTGIYPIGHPTIIHGDFKDPRLYFGFISATVNPPRGLYFPVLPFKTAKGKLQQTACTHNDEQRSLTGVWTTPEFVKALDLGYTVADITEVWHYTRASDTIFRDYMRAFLKG; encoded by the exons ATGTCACCCTCTCAACGTGCTAAGTTTGATGAATGGTACGACAAAGAAGCTAACGGTGTGTTCGATTTTGCTAAACAGGCGATAGCCTACTGTGAAAACGATGTTGATTTGCTAATGCAAGGATGTGAGAAATTCAGGAGCGAGTATTTTGAGGCCACTGGAACAGACCCTTTCAACGCCGTCACAATAGCCTCGGCGTGCATGAAAGTTTTTCGCACTAATTTCCTAACCCCTCAAACACTAGCCATTACGCCTTCAGACAACTACATGCGTCAGTACAAAGCTTTCTCACACGATTCTATTCAATACATGCAATGGATCATGCATAGTCAAAATATCTACATTAGACACGCATTGAACGGGGGCGAAGTTAAGATAGATAACTACACAGTAGACGGCTATTCTGAAATCGGGGGcatgaaaatagtttttgaGTATTTTGGTTGCTATCACCACGGCTGCTCAGAATGCTACAACCTCTCTAATATATGTCCGACAACAAAACGCCCCTTTCAGGAGAGGTTTGACACCACCCAGAAGAAAATTCAGGAACTACAGCTTAAACAAGATGTGCACCTTGTAATTATGTGGGAGCACGAATggttgcaaatgaaaaaattgaaCATAGAGGTTAAGGAATTCctgaaaaaaaccaaattcCCTACACCGCTCAAGCCGAGGCAGGCTCCTTTCGGAGGTcgaacaaacacatttgttttaagatACACGGCAGAAGCTGACGAGAGGGTGTTGTACGTTGATGTCACATCATTATATCCTTTCATTAACAGTACAGGCATCTACCCTATTGGTCATCCGACGATTATCCACGGTGATTTTAAAGACCCAAGACTGTATTTCGGCTTCATAAGCGCTACCGTCAATCCGCCTCGTGGTTTGTATTTTCCTGTTTTACCTTTCAAAACAGCTAAAGGTAAACTC CAACAGACAGCCTGTACACATAATGATGAGCAAAGATCGTTAACAGGTGTTTGGACAACCCCTGAATTTGTTAAGGCACTTGATCTTGGCTACACTGTTGCAGATATTACAGAAGTATGGCATTACACAAGAGCGAGCGACACAATTTTCCGTGATTACATGCGAGCATTTCTGAAAG GCTGA